In Clostridium sp. JN-1, one genomic interval encodes:
- a CDS encoding TIM-barrel domain-containing protein yields MRVFKINENITKYTFGNPFDTEAVSLKGTEITEKNIEFFKITKDENFNLIYNMEPSQIVFGLGENLRGINKRGWIHESFCRDEPHHTPDKKSLYGAHNFIVLDGYERFGVFVDFPGKVVFDVGFSDNEKLKISLDEENFDIYIIHGKDVRAIVKNFLSIIGDVYVPPKWAFGYQQSRWSYKDENTVLNIADSFIKNDIPCDAIYLDIDYMDKYKDFTVGNNSFPDFKNFVKKMKENGFRLVPIIDAGVKIEKGYDVYEEGVKEGYFCTNAEGKNFTAEVWPGLCHFPDFLNKKARRWFGLKYTMLTDMGIEGFWNDMNEPAFLNTSNIDEDYKSMYHNVNGNKINHYKVHNMYGYNMLRSVSEGLKEKYDNKRFLLFSRSSYIGMHRYGGIWTGDNHSCWEHILLNIKMMPSLNMCGFLYSGADTGGFSGNSNSELVIRWTQFSIFTPLFRNHSAAGTRNQEPFSFDNKTTDILRNIIKFRYALIPYIYSEYMKAVINNDMYFMPICFEYNDSMSRKIENQLLVGGSIMIAPIYEQNSAGRYVYCPEDMLLWKVSDFKNRKFTVVRKGHMYLDVDIDEVPIFIRKNSMLVIGNPAKNIDSLDNRELNVIAFVEGTAEYTYYDDDGVSFDYKKGKYLNMEIRIKKIKDDYKIDVKNSSKNYLNKLNFEIVDEKGNLKKKTVYI; encoded by the coding sequence GTGAGAGTTTTCAAGATAAATGAAAATATAACTAAGTACACTTTTGGAAATCCTTTTGATACTGAAGCTGTGTCTTTGAAAGGTACCGAAATTACAGAAAAGAATATTGAATTTTTTAAAATAACTAAAGATGAGAACTTTAATTTGATATATAACATGGAGCCTTCTCAAATTGTGTTTGGACTTGGTGAAAATTTAAGGGGAATAAACAAAAGAGGATGGATACATGAATCCTTTTGCAGGGATGAGCCGCATCATACGCCGGATAAGAAGTCACTATATGGTGCTCATAATTTTATAGTTCTAGATGGATATGAAAGGTTTGGAGTATTTGTTGATTTTCCGGGAAAGGTTGTATTTGATGTAGGATTTTCAGATAATGAAAAGTTAAAGATATCGCTAGATGAAGAAAACTTTGATATTTATATAATACACGGCAAAGATGTAAGAGCCATTGTAAAAAATTTTTTAAGCATAATAGGCGATGTATATGTTCCTCCAAAATGGGCATTTGGGTATCAACAATCAAGATGGAGTTATAAAGATGAAAATACAGTTTTAAACATTGCAGATAGTTTCATAAAGAATGACATTCCATGTGATGCAATTTACTTGGATATTGATTATATGGATAAATACAAGGATTTTACAGTAGGTAATAATAGTTTTCCTGATTTCAAGAACTTTGTTAAGAAAATGAAAGAAAATGGTTTTAGACTTGTACCTATAATTGATGCTGGAGTAAAGATAGAAAAAGGTTATGATGTTTATGAAGAAGGAGTTAAGGAAGGATACTTTTGTACTAATGCTGAAGGTAAGAATTTTACTGCAGAAGTATGGCCGGGGCTGTGCCATTTTCCTGACTTTTTAAATAAAAAAGCAAGAAGGTGGTTTGGACTTAAGTATACCATGCTTACAGATATGGGTATTGAAGGATTTTGGAATGATATGAATGAACCAGCCTTTTTAAATACATCAAATATTGATGAGGATTATAAATCTATGTACCATAATGTAAATGGAAATAAGATAAATCATTATAAAGTACACAATATGTATGGATACAATATGTTAAGAAGTGTGTCCGAAGGACTTAAAGAAAAATATGACAATAAAAGATTTTTGCTTTTCTCAAGATCATCATATATTGGAATGCACAGGTACGGCGGAATATGGACTGGAGACAATCATTCATGCTGGGAACACATACTTTTAAATATAAAGATGATGCCATCTTTAAATATGTGCGGTTTCCTATATAGTGGGGCAGATACAGGAGGATTTAGTGGAAATTCTAACTCCGAACTTGTTATAAGATGGACACAATTTAGTATATTTACGCCGCTTTTTAGAAATCATTCTGCTGCGGGTACAAGAAATCAAGAGCCTTTTTCATTTGATAATAAGACTACAGATATATTGAGGAATATTATAAAATTTAGATATGCATTAATACCTTATATATATTCAGAATACATGAAGGCTGTTATAAATAATGATATGTATTTTATGCCTATTTGCTTTGAATACAATGATAGCATGTCCAGAAAAATAGAAAATCAACTTTTAGTTGGAGGTTCTATTATGATAGCTCCAATATATGAGCAAAATTCTGCAGGTAGATATGTATACTGCCCTGAAGATATGCTCTTATGGAAGGTGTCAGATTTTAAAAATAGAAAATTTACTGTAGTTAGAAAAGGGCATATGTATTTAGATGTTGATATTGATGAAGTACCTATATTTATAAGAAAAAATAGTATGCTTGTTATAGGAAATCCTGCTAAAAATATAGATAGTCTTGATAATAGAGAGTTAAATGTAATAGCGTTTGTAGAAGGTACGGCAGAATATACTTACTATGATGATGATGGAGTAAGTTTTGATTATAAAAAAGGTAAATACCTTAATATGGAAATTAGAATTAAAAAAATAAAAGATGATTATAAGATAGATGTTAAAAATAGCAGCAAAAATTACTTGAATAAATTGAACTTTGAAATAGTAGATGAAAAAGGAAACTTAAAGAAGAAAACAGTATATATTTAA
- a CDS encoding sugar ABC transporter permease, with amino-acid sequence MKKSKLTYFFMAPVLFAFFLVVVIPAVLGIYYSFTDWNGIDNSVKFVGIANYVEIFKGNSDFLKSFIFTLKFSIVSVILINVIGFGLALLVTRGMKTSSILRSIFFMSNMIGGLILGFIWQFIFTKAFDSIGTALGIQFFKGWLSTTSTGFWGLVILMSWQMSGYMMVVYIAAIEGIPENLIEAAEIDGANSFQKLTKIIIPMAAPAFTVGIFLTLSNSFKLYDQNLSLTAGAPYGSTEMLALNIYNSAFVYNKFNIAQAKAVIFLITVAAITLTQLYFSKKKEVEM; translated from the coding sequence ATGAAAAAGTCTAAACTAACATATTTTTTTATGGCACCTGTATTATTTGCATTCTTTTTAGTAGTTGTTATACCTGCAGTTCTCGGGATATATTATTCATTTACTGACTGGAATGGTATTGACAATAGTGTAAAGTTTGTAGGAATAGCAAATTATGTAGAAATTTTTAAAGGGAATAGTGATTTCTTAAAATCATTTATATTTACGCTTAAGTTTTCTATTGTATCTGTTATTTTAATAAATGTTATTGGATTTGGACTTGCACTTTTAGTTACTAGAGGTATGAAAACAAGTTCTATTTTAAGAAGTATATTTTTTATGTCAAATATGATAGGCGGTCTTATATTAGGATTTATATGGCAGTTTATTTTTACAAAGGCATTTGATTCTATAGGCACAGCTTTGGGAATTCAATTTTTTAAAGGATGGTTATCAACTACAAGTACAGGCTTTTGGGGCTTAGTTATACTCATGTCATGGCAGATGTCAGGTTATATGATGGTAGTTTACATAGCAGCTATTGAAGGTATTCCTGAAAATTTAATAGAAGCGGCTGAAATAGATGGAGCAAATAGTTTTCAAAAGCTTACAAAAATAATCATTCCAATGGCAGCTCCAGCTTTTACAGTAGGTATTTTCTTAACACTTTCAAACTCCTTTAAATTGTATGATCAGAACTTGTCACTTACAGCAGGAGCACCTTATGGATCTACTGAAATGCTGGCACTTAATATATATAATTCAGCCTTTGTATACAATAAATTTAATATAGCTCAAGCAAAAGCAGTAATATTTTTAATTACAGTTGCAGCTATAACCTTAACACAACTTTATTTCAGTAAGAAAAAGGAGGTAGAAATGTAA
- a CDS encoding carbohydrate ABC transporter permease has product MKRGTLKKISWYVGSTILSIIFLFPIYIAVTDSFKTQKGLYLDTIGLPTKAVFTLENYVQAFKDLDFCKSFLNSLTITVISTVLIIILTSITAWVLVRSKTKFSKFVFFLFALAMIIPFQAVMLPLVHMAGKLHLLNPAGLIFMYVGFGSSLSVILYHGFIKGIPVELEEAAIIDGCNKFQVFWLVVFPLLKPITVTVGILNSMWIWNDFLLPQLVINKPQWQTIPLKMFYFFGEYAKKWNLALAGLIISIIPMIVFYFLAQKHIVKGITQGSIK; this is encoded by the coding sequence ATGAAAAGAGGAACTTTAAAGAAAATATCCTGGTATGTGGGTTCTACTATCCTTTCTATTATATTTTTGTTTCCTATTTATATAGCTGTTACAGATTCCTTTAAAACTCAAAAAGGATTATATCTAGATACTATTGGACTGCCAACAAAAGCCGTATTTACTTTAGAAAATTATGTACAAGCATTTAAGGACCTGGACTTTTGCAAATCATTTCTAAATTCTCTTACTATAACAGTTATAAGTACAGTTCTTATAATAATTCTTACGTCTATTACAGCTTGGGTTCTTGTAAGAAGTAAGACAAAGTTTAGTAAATTTGTATTTTTCTTATTTGCATTAGCGATGATTATACCATTTCAAGCTGTAATGCTTCCACTTGTGCATATGGCAGGTAAACTTCATTTATTAAATCCAGCAGGACTTATTTTTATGTATGTTGGATTTGGTTCAAGCTTATCTGTAATTCTTTATCACGGCTTTATTAAGGGCATACCTGTAGAACTAGAAGAAGCTGCTATCATAGACGGATGTAACAAATTTCAAGTGTTTTGGCTTGTTGTATTTCCGCTTTTAAAGCCAATAACAGTTACAGTAGGTATTTTAAATTCAATGTGGATATGGAATGATTTCTTGCTGCCTCAGCTTGTAATAAATAAACCTCAGTGGCAAACCATACCGCTTAAGATGTTTTATTTCTTTGGAGAGTACGCAAAAAAGTGGAATTTAGCTTTAGCAGGACTTATCATATCCATAATTCCAATGATTGTATTTTACTTTTTAGCTCAAAAACATATTGTTAAGGGTATAACCCAGGGATCTATAAAATAA